The Mugil cephalus isolate CIBA_MC_2020 chromosome 8, CIBA_Mcephalus_1.1, whole genome shotgun sequence genome segment ATTGGTAAATGGTTTGATCTCAGACAATTACCgctctgttttctgtgctcTAGATGTCCTGGTTTGGATCCAAGCCTTCTCCAAAGGGTATCATCAGGCCTTCCATCTCAGGCGCTTCAACCAACTGGAGCTGATGAGTAGCAGAAAAACTtgaagagatggaaagaaattaaagagaGGACCCACTCCAGGAGGATAGAGTCCTTCCTGTGTGGCTCCCATCACTGAGCAGGACTCTGACTTGAACCTTTGAACAGCCTCCCACGGTTTCTCTCTTCTGATTCTGTGTGGGAAGGACTGTTGTTTTCTGCTCCGTGGGGACGGAGAAGGGGCTGCACTGTATCTTTGAGGGACAAAGGCTTTTTCATAATCAGTTGTTGGttttaaattgacatttttttcttgtcagtgGCTGTGACAGaccatttttttgtcatatgaAACAGATCTGATGTTTTCTAGTCAGTGAAAAGTAGTTGGCATGTAAGAAAAGGAGACACATCAGGATGAGATAACAGGCTGATCTGACTGTTATTCTTGGGACTGCCTCATTTCTACTCTCTTTTTGGGAGAACAGACATCATTGAGACTTGATGCGACTATCATCAGTAGACCGATGGTACAGTCTTGGATTGCTGAAGAGCCTCTTTACTTGTTAAGTGgttcttatttaatttaaaatcatgGAGGGGTTCTTTAAGGAAGATGTACAGGACACTGAAGCTGCCTTGGCTTCAGTGACAATAAGAGTTTATTTAATAGTCCCCGTCAAATAGATATAAATAGCACACACTGGTGTCAAAGGAACCAAATTGTCTACTTGTGAAAACATATcaatttaagtcattttttttattattattatttcaggaTTACAAAGGTCTTTTAACTAACAGCAGAATCTACACTGGCTTTAATGTCCAGTAGCATTACCAAATCCCAGAAGTTTTCATAGACGTGATACTACTTACATTTCCTTAACAATCATATACCGTGACATTAATATTGCCTTTTTATGTATCCTACTAGATGATCGATATCGGCTTTTGAACAAGGTTGAACTAAAGCTAGACAAAGCTTGACTAAGCCTAAGACTCAATGTAGATATTTTAGATTAAATGcaaaaactttaattatttttattatattcttttcagtttcagttcagtgcaatacatttgaattcatttaCTACAATATTCAGTCTTTTAAAATTAGTTTGGGCAAACGAGCATCAAGGAATGGCCCCAACCAAAACCACATTTCAACTAAAATGTCTTGACTAGTAGAAATTCTGTATCATACATATTTTAGAAGTACTGTCCATGGGCTCTGTTCTGAGTAAAAAATGCAATATGTACATCTATACTGTTTGGGGTCCTTTAACACCAGTGTGAATGTATGAACTGTATTTGTGCAGTtggacaataataataacaagtgTGATAAAAAAAGTGAATGCTATGTAAATGATGAATGACGGATATGTTCTACCTTTACCTGCCTTTGCTGATGTAAATGAAAGTACATTCCACATgtctatttatatatacaaatatgtacatactgtatgcatTGAGAACTTTATAAATCAGTGGATGTAAATGGTTTGACATGGTCAGTTTGCAGTATTTATCATCAACATAGACCAGAACCCTTTATGTTTCTGCCTCAGCTTTTCACACTACGGCAGTCACCATCTCCAACCCTGATGTCAGTCATAACACACCATGTGTTCCTCTGCCATTTGAAGTCGTATCTATTTAATGTGTTCCCTGTATATTGAGGCATGGGATCACGTCTTTGGATGCAGAATTGTCATCATGTGTTACTAATGACAAGTAGCAGACTGATATAGTCATGCAGACTCCTTTCGGTAAATATACTGTCTCCatgagaatgaaagaaagggTGAATGCACTTTTTAACCTGTTTGATTCTGCTGTACTAAACCCTGAAACACAACGGTACAATCACTACAGCTTTTCTGTCTTCTGCTTTTAAAGATTCAATGATTGCTCCTACTGCTGTTGTTTCCTTTCCCACATTTATTACAAATAAACCCTGAATCACATCTTCAAATGCTGCATATTTAATTGTAAATTCACATCAGTTTCACATAATGTGCGTTCTAATGTTAtcagaatatttaattttaatttttttttaattacaattaaTTCATTAGTATACATTTGATTTACATATGAAATATACAACATTCTTGCTTTTCCcagtatttaaatgtatatCGTGTTTTCTATTAGATTACCAGTGGAAAGTACTTTCTACTTCCGCATTGATGATACATTATTTTTCCGTCCACGATTGTTCCACGTGTGGTTTGGTTTTTACCGAGGGGGCGCTGTCTGCTTTTTTGTCAAAGCGAAATTTAGTTGTCGAAGAAGAATTTTCCGGAAGCTACTTTTTCTGAGCACGCGGTGCGTCCGGCCTTTCCAACAGGGCAGCGAGAGGAACATGGTGCGGAGCTCACACTCTTCTCTTAAATTTGCTTATTTTGACGCTAAGTAGTCAGCCAAATGCGTTCAAACCGCTTTATACGTACACATAAGCTTCTCTGATGCTTGTTTGTGCATACGCCGATAGGCAGTCTTCTACTGTTGtggaataaaatgttaaatgacgGAGCGCTAGTTACGACCGATACTGCTGTACTGCGTTGCTAATCGGAAGCTAATGAAAATATGGCAGGCTAGCGATAGCTTCCAAGCTAGTACGGTTGACATTTCATGTACATACATCGCGTCTTTGTACCAAAATGTTTCCGACAACTTAGATGGATCGTGAATTTTCTAAAGATAGAATCGCTTGAAACTTAAATGTGTCGTTTTTTAACCTAAACAAGCTAGTTGGGTTAGGCCAGGCCCGCTCCTGTCGGCAGTGACTGGTTGTAGGCTCCACTCATGGCACAAGTGCGGTTGTCGACCGTAGCGGTGCCTTTTGAAACAAATGCAGCGCATCCAGTAACAAACAACTTTCTTCAATTGTCCAGGCCAAGATCAAGGCAAGAGATCTGCGGGGCAAGAAAAAGGAGGAGCTGCTAAAGCAGCTGGACGACCTGAAAAATGAATTGTCCCAGCTCCGTGTGGCCAAAGTTACCGGTGGAGCTGCTTCCAAGCTCTCCAAGATGTAAGTAGTGGACATACTTtggaaaataatttaacataGCTAAAGCGGGCCGGACTGGTCCAGATTTGACATCACGACCGCCGGCTATGAGGACGGTTGATGGCGCGTTGATTCATTTTCAGCCTGACGGCCTCTATGTTGTGATCGGAATATTACTAACAAGACTCCTATGGACATTTTAAGCTTACTGCTTTTTGATATGTAAAGAACACTCGGGTATTGTTGCTGATGGGGTTCTACACGTCTATTGCTATATAAAAAAGACATGCATTGACATTGGCTTCAGAAGACAAATAATTCCTAGCATTTCAGCTGTACAGTGATTAAACGTGACTTGTGTTCAGCTACATTTCCCTTAAATCAAAATTCAGTTGCATAAGTACCTGACTTTGCTTTTTATTCCTTTCAGCCGCGTTGTTCGCAAGTCCATCGCCAGAGTCCTGACTGTAATCAACCAGACACAAAAGGAGAACCTGAGGAAATTCTACAAGGTGAGCTCAAAAAGCTATCTTTGAATTTGTCAAGTACAGCTTGTTATTCAGCACACAATATCGTGCCTGCTTGGGACTGTTCTCCTTTGGTTTTTCTCGTCTAAGATGATACTTGTTGAGCTGATGTTTTGCTGATGCATTCACAACTGCTTACCAAAAGACTGAGACTTGATGACCAGAATGAGTTTTGATAATGGGCTTTACCTGGACTGCAATGATTCTAGTTAAGACAGTGTTTTGAGATGTCTGCTCCTTGGAATTTAACTagatcagtttaatttattaattcccacactacagaaaaaaaaattgcagctGCCCTTTTTCATCAGCTGTGTTCAGTTTGTTggaaggtattttttttattatttttaggaCAAACAATCTTTATTAATCATCTGACATCATAAAATGGTAGCAAGGAGGAATTTGCACTTATTTGCTTGAAAATAGCATCACTTGGAAGTGATAAAGTTGTTCATCCTCAAAGCTCCAAGTTCATTTGATACTATTGTGTGTACAAATGTAAAAAGCTTGAATTATCTTTTCCAGCcttaaatttcttcaaaaagAGGCCAACATCCCTATTCATTCACTGTTGTATATTAGAACATTGCAGTCAGCGTGAGCATGGTGGATGACGGTGTGATGCTCTCCCTTTCTGATGCATCAGACGTCATTCGTCCTGAGCCAGCCACCTACTAACAAGTGTTATTTCTAGCACTGAATATTACATGAATAACAAAGCCTTGGTTGCTCTCTCCATGTGGAAGAAAATGCATGCAACACTGTTGCGTATAAATTTAGTATTTAATCCTAGGTCTTGTCAACTATTGCAGATGAAGTGTTTTATTCTGGTATAATGGATTTTAAAGCACCACTGAACCTTTCTTTTCAGGGCAAGAAGTACAAGCCCCTGGATCTGAGACCCAAGAAGACCAGAGCTCTGCGTCGCCGGCTCAACAAGCATGAAGAGAGTCTGCGTACAAAGAAACAGCAGAGGAAAGACCTCCTGTACTCCATGCGCAAATTTGCTGTCAAAGCTTAAAAGCTTTTTCTAgggacaaaataaaatctgtgtaAAAAGACTATTTGTTGTGTAGTATTTTCTCCTCAAACAACATGAATCAATTAATACTAGAAACTACCATTCCATGTGGTTGCAGGAGTTTCTCATTCTAAAGACCTGTAAATAGTTTGACCatttaagtatatatatatgttaatttGGTTTATCTAGTCACATGGTGGAAGGTTGTAGCAGTGTAGTCTGAATAGTAGTAGTTTAGGAGAGATGCATCTTCTGTATTTCTGCAATATTTGAATGCATCGGGTACCTGAAATCAAATATCTAACCTAGCTGCCTCTTTATCACTTGTCCATCACATTCAGCTGGACAGACTTCACTGAACACATACCAATTTTAGAAAGAATGAGTACAAAGGCTGTATAAGGGAACCAATAAACATTTTTCCTCCACAGACTCTAACATTAAGTTAACAAATGATGTATAACTAGGGGTCTAAATGGGATTTTTCTCTGCGGACCCTTGTGATAACTTTGCTTTTCCTGCCACCAAATATCTAATCAAAATCAAGGAAATAAACCGTTTACCTTCAGTGAAAATAAGGTGGCAAAAAAAAGGTGGCAAGAGAATCTTTGCTCAAGTTTCAGTTCATATAATTTTCTGTAACTCCTTGACCTCTTAGAATTTGTGATTGTGATGAACTGACTcttgagtgtgaatggttgtttgtctgcgTGTTggcctgtgatagactggagcctatcccagctgtctaTCAGGTGAGAGTTGGGGTAGACAGGTCTGCAGTCTTATCACAGAGACAAACCCATCCACACTCAGAGTCAGTTCAACACAATCACAAAATCAATCTCCCATATTGAcatctagtttttatcatcAGACACTTTCTGTCTTCAACCCAAAGCGATGGCTGTAAATATTCATAGGCCTTGGAAATATTCAAGCTCATgtctttttcaattttcaatgCAGGCCACTAGGGGCCTGCGCGGTGGTTTATTGTGCGTTTTTGAAATGCTGATCTGAGTGCAGTGGTCCTCAGGAATGCCTGGAATTGCAAACACCTTTATTCTAATTACTTTCCTACCCTC includes the following:
- the rpl35 gene encoding 60S ribosomal protein L35, with translation MAKIKARDLRGKKKEELLKQLDDLKNELSQLRVAKVTGGAASKLSKIRVVRKSIARVLTVINQTQKENLRKFYKGKKYKPLDLRPKKTRALRRRLNKHEESLRTKKQQRKDLLYSMRKFAVKA